The segment CCGGCCACTTGATCTCCTCGCCCGCGCCGTTGACGGCGTCCGGCTTGGCGAACGCGGTGTCCCAGGCCTGGGTCTGCGAGATCACGTCGGCCTGCGAGCCGTCCGAGCCCCAGATCACCCGGCCGATGCCGGGGGTGTCGGAGGGCCCGACGATCGCGGCGCCCGCGCCGTCGCCGAAGATGAACGCGGTCGACCGGTCGGTGACGTCGGTCAGGTCGGACAGCCGCTCCACGCCGATCACCAGCACGTACTCGGCGCTGCCGCCGCGCACCATGCCGTCGGCCAGGCTCAGGCCGTAGCCGAAGCCCGCGCAGGCGGCCGAGATGTCGAACGCCGGGGCGGTGCCGCAGCCGAGCCGCTGGGCGATCTCGGTGGCGATCGCCGGGGTCTGCTTCAGGTGCGAGACGGTGGCGACGATCACGCCGCCGATCTGCTCCGGGCGGATGCCGGACATCGCGACGGCCTTGCCGGCGGCCTGCACCGACATCTCGGCGACGCTCTCCTCCGGCCCGGCCCAGCGGCGCTCGGCGATCCCGGAGCGGGTGCGGATCCACTCGTCCGAGGAGTCGATCCAGTTCA is part of the Kitasatospora cineracea genome and harbors:
- a CDS encoding beta-ketoacyl-ACP synthase III — protein: MSATIRPATGAQYSRIHGVGGYRPTRVIPNSEVLNWIDSSDEWIRTRSGIAERRWAGPEESVAEMSVQAAGKAVAMSGIRPEQIGGVIVATVSHLKQTPAIATEIAQRLGCGTAPAFDISAACAGFGYGLSLADGMVRGGSAEYVLVIGVERLSDLTDVTDRSTAFIFGDGAGAAIVGPSDTPGIGRVIWGSDGSQADVISQTQAWDTAFAKPDAVNGAGEEIKWPALRMEGQTVFRWAVYDMAKVAEQALEAAGITADQLGAFIPHQANMRIIDAMVKKLDLPPNVPVARDIAETGNTSAASIPLAMERMLERGEAKSGDLALIIGFGAGLVYAAAVVTLP